Proteins encoded within one genomic window of Prauserella marina:
- the infA gene encoding translation initiation factor IF-1 has translation MAKKDGAIEVEGRVIEPLPNAMFRVELENGHKVLAHISGKMRQHYIRILPEDRVVVELSPYDLSRGRIVYRYK, from the coding sequence ATGGCGAAGAAAGACGGGGCCATTGAAGTCGAAGGCCGCGTAATCGAGCCGCTTCCCAACGCGATGTTTCGCGTCGAGTTGGAGAACGGCCACAAGGTCCTTGCACACATCAGTGGCAAGATGCGGCAGCACTACATCCGCATTCTGCCGGAGGACAGGGTTGTCGTAGAGCTGTCACCCTACGACTTGTCCCGTGGTCGCATCGTCTACCGCTACAAGTGA
- the rpmJ gene encoding 50S ribosomal protein L36, with translation MKVKPSVKKICDKCQIVRRHGRIMVICDNLRHKQRQG, from the coding sequence GTGAAGGTCAAACCTAGCGTCAAGAAGATCTGCGACAAGTGCCAGATCGTCCGTCGGCACGGGCGGATCATGGTGATCTGCGACAACCTCCGGCACAAGCAGCGGCAGGGCTGA